A genome region from Methylobacterium sp. FF17 includes the following:
- a CDS encoding WYL domain-containing protein, with translation MRQAPSDPAPPAPAPEASERQEGRWRVLPLEGTFEIVYEDSRGAWSTRRVDARELKLGPGRTLLGGIDRGRGGYRGFRADRIRRLTDPGSATRIEAGILDWLLARAEAQRRERTALRRAAGRRPPQGKPLAA, from the coding sequence ATGAGGCAGGCGCCGTCGGATCCCGCGCCCCCCGCGCCCGCCCCTGAAGCGAGCGAGCGACAGGAGGGCCGTTGGCGCGTCCTGCCGCTCGAAGGCACCTTCGAGATCGTCTACGAAGACTCGCGCGGGGCCTGGAGCACCCGGCGGGTGGACGCCCGTGAGTTGAAGCTCGGGCCGGGTCGGACGCTGCTCGGCGGCATCGACCGGGGCCGGGGCGGTTATCGCGGATTCCGCGCCGATCGGATCCGCCGGCTCACCGATCCGGGCAGCGCCACGCGGATCGAGGCCGGCATCCTCGACTGGCTGCTGGCCCGGGCCGAGGCGCAGCGTCGGGAGCGCACCGCCCTGCGGCGAGCGGCCGGCAGACGGCCGCCGCAGGGGAAACCTCTGGCGGCCTGA
- the rnd gene encoding ribonuclease D, whose amino-acid sequence MDLITTTADLAEACTRLSAHPFVTVDTEFMRETTYYPKLCLIQMASPDGTGVLVDPLAAGLDLAPFFALMADEGVVKVFHSARQDLEIIWLLGGLLPQPFFDTQVAAMVCGYGDSVSYEQLVNDVAKAKVDKSSRFTDWSRRPLSDAQLSYALSDVTHLVKVYEVLAGQLLSTDRGEWLDEEMSVLTSPETYRADPASAWRRLSGRMRKPREIAVLMEVAAWREREAQSRNVPRGRILKDEAVIDVATSAPRSVEALGRLRSIPAGFERSRTGTDILAAVERGFVRDLSDIALPERTRSRGGNGALVELLKVLLKAVCETEGVAPKIIATVDDLEAIAEDDDADVPVLHGWRRTLFGEKALALKSGRLALSAERGRVVVRELA is encoded by the coding sequence ATGGATCTGATCACCACCACAGCGGACCTGGCCGAGGCCTGCACCCGCCTCTCCGCGCATCCCTTCGTGACGGTCGACACGGAGTTCATGCGCGAGACGACCTACTATCCCAAGCTCTGCCTCATCCAGATGGCGTCACCGGACGGGACGGGCGTGCTCGTCGACCCCCTGGCCGCCGGGCTCGACCTCGCGCCCTTCTTTGCGCTGATGGCCGACGAGGGCGTGGTGAAGGTGTTCCATTCCGCCCGCCAGGACCTTGAGATCATCTGGCTCCTCGGGGGCCTGCTGCCGCAGCCGTTCTTCGACACGCAGGTCGCCGCGATGGTCTGCGGCTACGGCGATTCGGTCTCCTACGAGCAGCTCGTCAACGACGTCGCCAAGGCGAAGGTCGACAAGTCCTCGCGCTTCACCGACTGGTCGCGCCGGCCGCTCTCCGACGCGCAGCTGAGCTACGCCCTCTCGGACGTGACCCACCTCGTGAAGGTCTACGAGGTGCTGGCGGGCCAGCTCCTCTCCACCGACCGCGGCGAGTGGCTGGACGAGGAGATGAGCGTGCTCACCTCGCCGGAGACCTACCGGGCCGATCCGGCCTCCGCGTGGCGTCGTCTCTCGGGGCGGATGCGCAAGCCCCGCGAGATCGCCGTTCTGATGGAGGTCGCCGCCTGGCGCGAGCGCGAGGCGCAGAGCCGCAACGTGCCGCGCGGGCGCATCCTCAAGGACGAGGCGGTGATCGATGTCGCGACCTCGGCCCCGCGCAGCGTCGAGGCGCTCGGGCGCCTGCGCTCGATCCCGGCCGGCTTCGAGCGCTCGCGCACCGGCACCGACATCCTCGCGGCAGTGGAGCGGGGCTTCGTCCGCGACCTGTCCGACATCGCCCTGCCTGAGCGTACCCGTAGCCGGGGCGGCAACGGCGCGCTGGTCGAGCTGCTCAAGGTGCTGCTCAAGGCCGTGTGCGAGACCGAGGGCGTTGCCCCGAAGATCATCGCCACGGTGGACGATCTCGAAGCCATCGCGGAGGACGACGACGCCGACGTGCCGGTGCTGCACGGCTGGCGCCGGACCCTGTTCGGGGAGAAGGCGCTCGCCCTCAAGAGCGGCCGCCTCGCGCTCTCGGCCGAGCGCGGCCGAGTGGTGGTGCGCGAACTGGCGTGA
- a CDS encoding HesB/IscA family protein, giving the protein MADITLTPRAAKRINEIMGAEPPGASLRISVNGGGCSGFSYAFDIERARAADDIAIERDGATVLVDPISLEYMSGATIDFVNDLIGQSFKIENPQATASCGCGTSFSL; this is encoded by the coding sequence ATGGCCGATATCACCCTGACGCCCCGCGCCGCCAAGCGCATCAACGAGATCATGGGAGCCGAGCCCCCCGGGGCTTCCCTGCGGATCAGCGTGAACGGCGGCGGCTGCTCCGGCTTCTCCTACGCCTTCGACATCGAGCGGGCGCGGGCCGCCGACGACATCGCGATCGAGCGCGACGGCGCCACCGTCCTCGTCGATCCGATCTCGCTGGAATACATGAGCGGCGCGACGATCGATTTCGTGAATGACCTGATCGGGCAATCCTTCAAGATCGAGAACCCCCAGGCGACCGCCTCCTGCGGCTGCGGAACCTCGTTCTCGCTCTGA
- a CDS encoding deoxyguanosinetriphosphate triphosphohydrolase, with translation MGRAGTAQAGRDTGGERSRGERWRAAYATDPAATRGRLIPEAVSPTRSDFQRDRDRIIHSSAFRRLKHKTQVFVHHEGDHYRTRLTHTLEVSQIARALARALGLDEDLAEALALSHDLGHTCFGHTGEDTLDACMAAQGGFDHNAQALRIVTRLERRYAGFDGLNLAWETLEGLVKHNGPLLEADGRPTPRWAERGIPAAILEYNALNDLELARFAGPEAQAAALADDIAYDSHDLDDGLRAGLFDFTDLAEVPFLRGLLDEIAHLHPNLEASRKIHELARRVITRFVEDVITESTRRIAALDPGSVADIRGAAAPVIAFSPAIAQADAQIKTFLFARMYRHPGVLAVRAKANVIVSDLFARFTAEPGAMPEEWSAGLDGAEPGRIARRVADYIAGMTDTYAVLAHKALFSTTPDLHWSPNSRGLPLTEP, from the coding sequence GTGGGCAGAGCGGGAACGGCGCAGGCGGGGCGTGACACCGGCGGCGAGCGGTCGCGCGGCGAGCGCTGGCGGGCGGCCTATGCCACCGATCCCGCTGCCACGCGCGGGCGTCTCATTCCGGAGGCCGTCTCTCCGACCCGCAGCGACTTCCAGCGCGACCGGGACCGCATCATCCATTCCTCGGCCTTCCGGCGCCTCAAGCACAAGACCCAGGTCTTCGTCCATCACGAGGGCGACCATTACCGGACGCGGCTCACCCATACCCTCGAGGTGAGCCAGATCGCCCGGGCGCTCGCCCGGGCCCTGGGCCTCGACGAGGATCTCGCGGAGGCGCTGGCCCTGAGCCACGACCTCGGCCACACCTGCTTCGGCCATACGGGGGAGGATACCCTCGATGCCTGCATGGCGGCGCAGGGCGGCTTCGACCACAATGCCCAGGCCCTGCGCATCGTGACCCGGCTGGAACGGCGCTATGCCGGCTTCGACGGGCTCAACCTCGCCTGGGAGACCCTGGAGGGCCTCGTCAAGCACAACGGCCCCCTGCTGGAGGCCGATGGCCGCCCGACTCCGCGCTGGGCGGAACGCGGTATCCCGGCCGCGATCCTCGAGTACAACGCCCTCAACGACCTCGAACTCGCCCGCTTCGCCGGGCCGGAGGCGCAGGCGGCGGCGCTCGCCGACGACATCGCCTACGACAGCCACGATCTCGACGACGGCCTGCGCGCCGGCCTGTTCGATTTCACGGATCTGGCCGAGGTGCCGTTCCTGCGCGGCCTGCTCGACGAGATCGCGCATCTCCACCCGAACCTCGAAGCATCGCGAAAGATTCACGAGCTGGCGCGGCGCGTCATCACCCGGTTCGTGGAGGACGTGATCACCGAGAGCACCCGGCGCATCGCAGCCCTGGACCCCGGCTCGGTGGCGGACATCCGCGGGGCGGCGGCGCCCGTCATTGCCTTCTCACCCGCGATCGCGCAGGCCGATGCGCAGATCAAGACCTTCCTGTTCGCCCGGATGTACCGCCACCCGGGCGTGCTCGCGGTGCGGGCCAAGGCCAATGTCATCGTGTCCGACCTGTTCGCGCGGTTCACCGCCGAACCCGGCGCAATGCCGGAGGAATGGTCGGCAGGGCTGGACGGCGCGGAGCCGGGCCGCATCGCCCGCCGGGTCGCGGATTACATCGCGGGCATGACCGACACCTACGCGGTCCTCGCCCACAAGGCCCTGTTCAGCACGACGCCGGACCTGCATTGGAGCCCGAACAGCCGGGGCCTCCCGTTGACGGAGCCGTGA
- a CDS encoding PilZ domain-containing protein, translated as MIEAAVRPAPKPSREARAADLRRHQRVKVSLLGRYMLADRREFPCQTVDMSPGGVRLTCAALGEIEERVVLYLEHIGRIEGTIARLLPGGFAVRLSATLRKRDKIASQLTWLANRDSLGLPEGRTHERLTPHVTGVVLRLESGREVAARIIDISMSGVALTTATAPPLGTSLMVGRTPGRVVRYFEGGIGVHFMLPISPDLFHEGLTL; from the coding sequence ATGATCGAGGCCGCCGTCCGTCCCGCCCCGAAGCCGAGCCGTGAGGCGAGGGCCGCCGACCTGCGCCGCCACCAGCGCGTCAAGGTCTCGCTGCTCGGGCGCTACATGCTCGCGGATCGCCGGGAATTCCCGTGCCAGACCGTGGATATGTCCCCGGGCGGCGTCCGGCTGACCTGCGCCGCCCTCGGCGAGATCGAGGAGCGCGTCGTGCTCTACCTCGAACATATCGGGCGGATCGAGGGGACTATCGCCCGCCTGCTGCCCGGGGGCTTCGCCGTCCGGCTCAGCGCCACCCTGCGCAAGCGCGACAAGATCGCCTCGCAGCTCACCTGGCTCGCCAACCGCGACAGCCTTGGCCTGCCGGAGGGACGGACCCACGAGCGTCTCACGCCCCACGTGACCGGCGTGGTCCTGCGCCTCGAGAGCGGCCGCGAGGTCGCCGCCCGCATCATCGACATCTCCATGTCGGGCGTCGCCCTCACCACCGCCACGGCCCCGCCCCTCGGCACGAGCCTGATGGTCGGGCGCACGCCGGGCCGGGTGGTGCGCTACTTCGAGGGGGGCATCGGCGTGCACTTCATGCTGCCGATCTCCCCTGACCTGTTCCATGAGGGGCTGACGCTCTGA
- a CDS encoding PAS domain-containing protein — MKHPTSRMLHSYWDRLRRERAAPERSEIEPGEIRTLLADSLILEVDMTRAAASVRLAGTHVCALFGRELRGRAFGEIWGVTDADPWRLVEAVALDTVGVVAGLRGTTEREEAIDLELLLLPLRHHGETQARILGALSPTCVPHWLGIRPVTRLQTTSMRVLGHETLGHEAASGRPDAGATLRNLPEPANDTAPLRRGHLLVHRGGRA; from the coding sequence ATGAAGCATCCGACCAGCCGCATGCTCCACAGCTACTGGGACCGCCTGCGCCGCGAGCGTGCCGCGCCCGAGCGCAGCGAGATCGAACCGGGCGAGATCCGCACGCTCCTGGCGGACAGCCTGATCCTGGAGGTGGACATGACCCGTGCGGCGGCATCGGTCCGGCTCGCCGGTACCCATGTCTGCGCCCTGTTCGGGCGCGAGTTGCGGGGGCGCGCCTTCGGCGAGATCTGGGGCGTCACCGACGCCGATCCCTGGCGCCTGGTCGAGGCGGTGGCCCTCGATACGGTCGGGGTGGTGGCGGGCCTGCGCGGCACCACGGAGCGCGAGGAGGCCATCGACCTCGAATTGCTGCTGCTGCCCCTGCGCCACCACGGCGAGACCCAGGCGCGCATCCTCGGTGCCCTCAGTCCGACTTGCGTCCCTCACTGGCTCGGGATCCGGCCGGTCACGCGCCTCCAGACGACCTCCATGCGCGTCCTGGGTCACGAAACGTTGGGGCATGAAGCGGCCTCCGGTCGCCCCGATGCCGGGGCGACGCTGCGCAACCTGCCGGAGCCCGCCAACGACACCGCTCCGCTCCGGCGCGGGCATCTGCTCGTCCACCGGGGCGGCCGGGCCTGA
- a CDS encoding rhomboid family intramembrane serine protease, with translation MDATPDPPRRDHVPIFNMPGVVTASIGVLVGIHGLREFVLPDTWDITALIELALIPGRWSVALDPARAADLLSAAATLAGDPEAVQARQAFAHYVVAEPAAMPWTFATYALLHGSWMHVIFNTIWLAAFGSPVARRYGPWRYALVALVGAVAGGILHVALDPLSTAPLIGASAGVSALMAAAARFVFRPPPVYAGGGQPWQVPAPPPLQTIPELMRNRTAVVFLAIWLATNFLFGVIALPLGAEATSVAWDAHLGGFIAGFFLLPLIDRYRR, from the coding sequence ATGGATGCCACCCCCGATCCGCCCCGCCGGGACCACGTTCCGATCTTCAACATGCCGGGCGTCGTCACCGCGTCGATCGGCGTGCTCGTCGGCATCCACGGTCTGCGCGAATTCGTGCTGCCGGATACCTGGGACATCACCGCGCTGATCGAACTCGCGCTGATCCCCGGACGCTGGAGCGTCGCCCTCGATCCCGCCCGTGCCGCGGACCTGCTCTCGGCCGCCGCGACCCTGGCCGGCGACCCTGAAGCGGTTCAGGCCCGTCAGGCCTTCGCCCACTACGTGGTGGCCGAGCCCGCCGCGATGCCCTGGACCTTCGCGACCTACGCGCTGCTGCACGGGTCCTGGATGCACGTGATCTTCAACACCATCTGGCTCGCCGCTTTCGGCTCTCCGGTGGCCCGGCGCTACGGTCCCTGGCGCTACGCCCTCGTGGCGCTCGTCGGCGCGGTGGCGGGCGGTATCCTGCACGTCGCCCTCGACCCGCTGAGCACGGCCCCCCTGATCGGCGCCTCGGCCGGGGTTTCCGCCCTGATGGCGGCGGCGGCACGCTTCGTGTTCCGGCCGCCCCCCGTGTACGCCGGTGGCGGCCAGCCCTGGCAGGTGCCCGCCCCGCCGCCCCTCCAGACGATACCGGAACTGATGCGCAACCGCACGGCGGTGGTGTTCCTGGCGATCTGGCTCGCGACGAACTTCCTGTTCGGGGTCATCGCCCTGCCGCTTGGGGCCGAAGCGACGTCGGTGGCGTGGGACGCGCATCTCGGCGGCTTCATCGCGGGCTTCTTCCTGCTGCCGCTGATCGATCGCTACCGGCGCTGA
- a CDS encoding CBS domain-containing protein has protein sequence MTVARILAEKGRSVVTVEPQRTLDEAIHLLAEKRIGAVVVSDAEGAVRGILSERDIMRALAAKGANALDALVSEHMTAEVTTCTRESSIEDVMHLMTEGRFRHVPVVEAGRLAGLISIGDVVKRRIEAVEAEHQAMRDYITMA, from the coding sequence ATGACCGTTGCCCGCATCCTCGCCGAGAAGGGTCGCTCCGTCGTCACGGTGGAGCCGCAGCGCACCCTCGACGAGGCCATCCACCTTCTGGCCGAGAAGCGCATCGGCGCCGTGGTCGTCAGCGATGCAGAGGGCGCGGTGCGCGGCATCCTCTCCGAACGCGATATCATGCGGGCGCTGGCCGCCAAGGGAGCCAACGCGCTCGACGCTCTGGTCTCCGAGCACATGACGGCCGAGGTCACCACCTGCACCCGTGAGAGCAGCATCGAGGACGTGATGCACCTCATGACCGAGGGCCGATTCCGCCACGTGCCCGTAGTCGAGGCGGGCCGTCTCGCGGGCCTCATCTCCATCGGCGACGTGGTGAAGCGCCGGATCGAGGCCGTCGAGGCCGAACACCAAGCGATGCGCGACTACATCACCATGGCCTGA
- a CDS encoding patatin-like phospholipase family protein translates to MMWDGLSPGPARVEVRQVAPTRARFPAGAVEPVAAPPTPGPRIGLALGGGSARGWSQIGVIEVLEEAGIHPAVVAGCSIGAVVGGCYAAGQLGLLKAFALSLTRRSVMGLLDLRLRSGLIAGDRLKRRLQHDLADRRIEGLPIRFASVATDLDSGEEVWLTRGCLVEALRASYALPGIFPPVRCGGRLLLDGTLVNPVPVTIARALGADLVICVNLNGDPRTAGVREAAPARVTAEAVLPVPRRPRRWILRRPGPRVTEVERANGLATPGMARVMLDAFNITQDRISRARLAADPPDIAIVPRLAGMGLFEFHRAAEGIALGREAARAALPQIRSLAAAAAART, encoded by the coding sequence ATGATGTGGGATGGCCTGTCCCCGGGGCCGGCCCGGGTCGAGGTCCGGCAGGTCGCGCCCACGCGCGCGCGCTTTCCCGCCGGTGCCGTCGAGCCCGTGGCGGCGCCCCCAACCCCCGGTCCCCGCATCGGCCTCGCGCTCGGCGGCGGCTCGGCCCGGGGCTGGTCGCAGATCGGGGTGATCGAGGTGCTGGAGGAGGCCGGCATCCACCCGGCCGTGGTGGCGGGCTGCTCCATCGGCGCAGTGGTGGGGGGCTGCTACGCGGCGGGCCAACTCGGCCTGCTCAAGGCCTTCGCCCTGTCGCTGACCCGGCGCAGCGTGATGGGCCTCCTCGACCTTCGGCTCCGCTCCGGCCTCATCGCCGGTGACCGCCTGAAGCGGCGCCTCCAGCACGACCTCGCCGATCGCCGCATCGAGGGCCTGCCGATCCGCTTCGCCAGCGTCGCCACCGACCTCGACAGTGGCGAGGAGGTCTGGCTCACGCGAGGCTGCCTCGTGGAAGCCCTGCGCGCCTCCTACGCCCTGCCGGGCATCTTCCCGCCGGTGCGCTGCGGCGGCCGACTCCTCCTCGACGGGACCCTGGTCAACCCGGTTCCGGTGACGATCGCGCGGGCCCTCGGGGCCGACCTCGTGATCTGCGTGAATCTCAACGGCGACCCGCGCACCGCCGGCGTGCGGGAGGCGGCGCCCGCGCGGGTCACGGCTGAGGCCGTGCTCCCCGTCCCTCGCCGGCCCCGACGCTGGATTCTGCGCCGTCCGGGGCCGCGCGTCACCGAGGTCGAGCGGGCAAACGGCCTCGCCACCCCCGGCATGGCGCGGGTGATGCTCGACGCGTTCAACATCACCCAGGACCGGATCTCGCGGGCACGCCTCGCCGCCGATCCCCCCGATATCGCCATCGTTCCGCGCCTGGCTGGCATGGGCCTATTCGAGTTCCACCGGGCGGCCGAGGGGATCGCCCTCGGCCGCGAGGCGGCGCGCGCCGCCCTGCCGCAGATCCGCAGCCTCGCCGCGGCCGCCGCCGCGCGGACCTGA
- the hisI gene encoding phosphoribosyl-AMP cyclohydrolase encodes MTTVLPAPGTRAEVEEGAVFTPRFDAHGLVSCIAVDATDGRVLMLAHMNAESLARTLETGEAWYWSRSRGELWHKGATSGQVQRVVEMRVDCDQDAVLIRVEVGGDGGCCHTGRRACFYRRVEHDPATGQVILRGADA; translated from the coding sequence ATGACGACCGTCCTGCCCGCGCCGGGCACGCGGGCCGAAGTCGAGGAAGGGGCGGTCTTCACCCCCCGCTTCGACGCCCACGGCCTCGTGTCCTGCATCGCCGTCGACGCTACGGATGGGCGGGTGCTCATGCTCGCCCACATGAACGCCGAGTCCCTGGCACGGACCCTGGAAACCGGCGAGGCCTGGTACTGGTCGCGCTCGCGCGGCGAACTCTGGCACAAGGGTGCCACCAGCGGGCAGGTCCAGCGCGTGGTCGAGATGCGGGTCGATTGCGATCAGGACGCCGTGCTGATCCGGGTCGAAGTCGGCGGAGATGGCGGCTGCTGCCACACCGGGCGACGGGCCTGCTTCTATCGCCGCGTCGAGCACGATCCGGCGACCGGCCAGGTGATCCTACGGGGCGCCGATGCCTGA
- the folE gene encoding GTP cyclohydrolase I FolE produces the protein MYAKPDSHPMTTRIARAEDAMDAALKSLSYRLTETEESGMEPTRPNGGLAAMRNDNARTTELPVPTAPEIVPEIAPLPPSAQRVPEAIATGRPSREEAEAAVRTLLRWAGDDPNREGLRDTPARVVKAYGQIFGGYSQDADALLERVFEEVEGYSDIVLVRDIPFYSHCEHHMVPFMGLAHIAYYPTKGVVGLSKLARVVDTFARRLQTQETMTAQIADVIESILKPRGIAVMVEAEHLCMAMRGVQKAGVSTITTQFRGAFRNDANEQVRFLTLVRNKS, from the coding sequence ATGTACGCAAAGCCTGACAGCCACCCGATGACGACCCGGATCGCCCGGGCGGAAGATGCCATGGATGCCGCGCTCAAATCCCTCTCCTACCGCCTGACCGAGACGGAGGAATCCGGGATGGAACCGACCCGACCGAATGGTGGCCTCGCCGCAATGCGCAACGACAATGCGCGCACCACCGAGCTGCCCGTACCCACCGCGCCCGAGATCGTTCCGGAAATCGCGCCCCTTCCTCCGTCCGCCCAGCGGGTGCCGGAGGCCATCGCCACCGGCCGCCCGAGCCGTGAGGAGGCCGAGGCCGCCGTGCGTACGCTCCTGCGCTGGGCCGGCGACGACCCGAACCGCGAGGGCCTGCGCGACACCCCGGCGCGGGTGGTGAAGGCCTACGGCCAGATCTTCGGCGGCTACAGCCAGGATGCCGATGCGCTCCTGGAGCGAGTCTTCGAGGAGGTCGAGGGCTATTCCGACATCGTGCTCGTGCGCGACATCCCGTTCTACTCCCATTGCGAGCACCACATGGTGCCCTTCATGGGGCTGGCGCACATCGCCTATTACCCGACCAAGGGGGTCGTCGGCCTCTCGAAGCTCGCCCGCGTGGTGGACACCTTCGCCCGCCGCCTGCAGACCCAGGAGACCATGACGGCGCAGATCGCCGACGTGATCGAGAGCATCCTGAAGCCGCGCGGCATCGCCGTGATGGTGGAGGCCGAGCATCTCTGCATGGCGATGCGCGGCGTCCAGAAAGCCGGCGTCTCGACCATCACCACTCAGTTCCGGGGCGCGTTCCGGAACGACGCCAACGAGCAGGTCCGCTTCCTCACCCTCGTGCGCAACAAGTCCTGA
- a CDS encoding iron-sulfur cluster assembly scaffold protein, translating into MLDDIYNRRILELAADIPRLGRLAAPDASATAHSKLCGSTVTVDLAVADGRVTDFAHEVKACALGQASSSLMARHVVGATAEELRAVRAEMRRMLKENGPAPAGEWADFAVLEPVRDFKARHASTLLTFDAVVDALDRIEAGVVAAE; encoded by the coding sequence ATGCTCGACGACATCTACAACCGTCGCATCCTCGAACTGGCCGCCGACATCCCGCGTCTCGGGCGTCTGGCCGCCCCGGATGCCAGCGCCACCGCGCATTCGAAGCTTTGCGGCTCCACCGTCACGGTGGACCTTGCGGTGGCGGACGGCCGGGTCACCGATTTTGCCCACGAGGTGAAGGCCTGCGCGCTCGGCCAGGCCTCGTCCTCGCTGATGGCACGTCACGTGGTCGGCGCCACGGCCGAAGAATTGCGCGCGGTCCGCGCCGAGATGCGGCGGATGCTCAAGGAAAACGGTCCGGCGCCCGCGGGCGAGTGGGCGGACTTCGCGGTGCTGGAGCCGGTGCGCGACTTCAAGGCCCGTCACGCTTCGACGCTCCTGACCTTCGACGCGGTGGTGGACGCCCTCGACCGAATCGAGGCTGGCGTGGTGGCGGCTGAGTAG
- the yidD gene encoding membrane protein insertion efficiency factor YidD, whose product MLRRFAHGAIRGYQLTLSSLIGRQCRHWPSCSSYTDEAIQRHGIWAGSWIGFSRICRCGPFGTHGIDLVPETLPARAAWFRPWTYGRWRGVNGPESQATCRAVPGSTGPT is encoded by the coding sequence CTGCTCCGCCGTTTCGCCCATGGGGCGATCCGGGGCTACCAGCTCACCCTGTCAAGCCTGATCGGGCGGCAGTGCCGACACTGGCCCTCGTGCTCCAGCTACACCGACGAAGCGATCCAGCGACACGGAATCTGGGCCGGGAGCTGGATCGGCTTCTCGCGGATCTGCCGCTGCGGCCCCTTCGGCACCCACGGCATCGATCTCGTGCCGGAGACGCTGCCGGCGCGCGCCGCCTGGTTCAGGCCCTGGACCTATGGGCGCTGGCGAGGCGTCAACGGACCGGAGTCTCAGGCGACCTGCAGGGCCGTGCCGGGATCGACGGGTCCGACCTGA
- a CDS encoding GGDEF domain-containing protein, with product MTDQEEADQGGALLSQVEAELRRPWTRINFAPAVEGLYQGAIERARTRHYILCHLSGLMVFDLFVFINALVIPDVLVPTMIVDFVVLTPSLLVLVWLMHRRIVPATVASTAFLFPILLAMLGLMLASRAQNAVMVAFAIPMIMVYASIALPLPVLQAGIVSLGATLLTAFAVALHPGFDLGGGLFAVMLNASMAAYLIVAAFRNEINERRFYLLGLRDTLHSEGLRTWNRRLLSLSDTDGLTGVGNRRSFDARLEAAWQRNGLSEAPVALMMIDIDNFKRLNDTYGHLGGDECLREVAGIVGRTIRSPAATTFRYGGEEFAVILSGPEAERVGLIAERIRVAVEAARISLPSGPPGGLGVTVSIGCAAMVPDAGLPQQTLISIADAALYRAKQKGRNRVQVGPVDPGTALQVA from the coding sequence ATGACGGACCAAGAGGAGGCAGATCAGGGCGGAGCGCTGCTCAGCCAGGTCGAGGCTGAGCTTCGGCGACCCTGGACGAGGATCAACTTCGCTCCTGCGGTCGAAGGTCTGTATCAGGGCGCGATCGAGCGGGCCCGCACGCGGCATTACATCCTCTGCCATCTCTCGGGGCTGATGGTGTTCGATCTGTTCGTCTTCATCAACGCCCTGGTCATCCCCGATGTCCTCGTGCCGACGATGATCGTCGATTTCGTGGTCCTGACCCCGTCGCTGCTCGTTCTGGTCTGGCTGATGCACCGGCGGATCGTGCCCGCGACCGTCGCCAGCACGGCCTTCCTGTTCCCGATCCTCCTCGCGATGCTGGGCCTGATGCTGGCCTCGCGTGCTCAGAACGCCGTGATGGTCGCCTTCGCGATCCCGATGATCATGGTCTATGCGAGTATCGCCCTGCCGCTTCCGGTTCTGCAGGCGGGCATCGTTTCGCTCGGCGCCACGCTCCTCACGGCCTTCGCGGTGGCCCTTCACCCCGGCTTCGATCTCGGGGGCGGCCTCTTCGCGGTCATGCTCAACGCCTCGATGGCGGCCTACCTGATCGTCGCCGCGTTCCGCAACGAGATCAACGAGCGCCGCTTCTACCTCCTGGGCCTGCGTGACACCCTGCATTCCGAGGGTCTGCGCACGTGGAACCGGAGGCTGCTCAGCCTGTCCGACACTGATGGACTGACCGGCGTCGGCAACCGCCGGTCGTTCGATGCCCGCCTGGAGGCCGCCTGGCAGCGCAACGGTCTCTCCGAGGCGCCCGTCGCCCTGATGATGATCGACATCGACAACTTCAAGCGTCTCAACGACACCTACGGGCATCTCGGCGGCGACGAGTGCCTGCGCGAGGTGGCCGGGATCGTCGGCCGGACGATACGCAGCCCGGCCGCGACCACCTTCCGCTACGGCGGGGAGGAATTCGCCGTGATCCTGAGCGGACCGGAGGCCGAGCGGGTCGGCCTGATCGCGGAGCGCATCCGGGTTGCGGTCGAGGCCGCCCGCATCAGCCTCCCGAGCGGCCCGCCCGGAGGACTCGGCGTCACCGTGAGCATCGGGTGCGCCGCGATGGTGCCGGATGCCGGTCTGCCGCAGCAGACCCTGATCTCCATCGCCGATGCGGCCCTGTACAGGGCCAAGCAGAAGGGACGGAACCGGGTTCAGGTCGGACCCGTCGATCCCGGCACGGCCCTGCAGGTCGCCTGA